From one Streptomyces spiramyceticus genomic stretch:
- a CDS encoding carbohydrate ABC transporter permease, translated as MAVHTSQSVAKAAGDNVARGRSRGAGKPPGRFRRAVSVHWYAWTMIAPVVIVIGVIIGYPLGRGIYLSMTDANERNVERSIGVNHLPATYKFVGLDNYTDALTGNQFLSTLGWTLVWTVSCVSVTFVLGLTLANMLNRRIAGRSAYRMMLILPWAVPGFVSVFAWRFLYNEDRGLLNKLLAGGGIDAVPWLNDPTWAKFAVIVVNVWLGVPFMMVALLGGLQSIPGELYEAAEMDGASAWQRFRHITMPGLRSVSSTVVLLSTIWTFNMFPVIFLLTRGGPGEATQILVTQAYKFSFEISPRDFAMSSTWGVLILILLMVFAAVYRRALRKQGEVW; from the coding sequence ATGGCTGTCCACACCAGCCAGTCGGTGGCGAAGGCCGCGGGTGACAATGTCGCCCGCGGCCGGAGCCGCGGCGCTGGAAAACCGCCCGGCAGGTTCCGCCGGGCCGTCTCGGTCCACTGGTACGCCTGGACCATGATCGCCCCGGTGGTGATCGTGATCGGCGTGATCATCGGCTATCCGCTCGGCCGCGGAATCTATCTGTCGATGACCGACGCCAACGAGCGCAACGTCGAGCGGTCCATCGGGGTCAATCACCTGCCCGCGACCTACAAGTTCGTGGGGCTGGACAATTACACCGACGCCCTCACCGGCAACCAGTTCCTGTCGACCCTCGGCTGGACCCTGGTCTGGACGGTCTCCTGCGTTTCCGTCACCTTCGTACTCGGCCTGACCCTGGCCAACATGCTCAACCGCAGGATCGCGGGACGCTCCGCGTACCGCATGATGCTGATCCTGCCCTGGGCCGTGCCCGGCTTCGTGTCGGTCTTCGCCTGGCGCTTCCTCTACAACGAGGACCGCGGCCTGCTCAACAAGCTCCTCGCGGGCGGCGGCATCGACGCGGTGCCCTGGCTCAACGACCCGACCTGGGCCAAGTTCGCGGTCATCGTCGTCAACGTCTGGCTCGGCGTGCCGTTCATGATGGTCGCCCTCCTCGGCGGCCTCCAGTCCATCCCCGGTGAGCTGTACGAAGCCGCCGAGATGGACGGGGCGAGCGCCTGGCAGCGGTTCCGCCACATCACCATGCCCGGGCTGCGCTCGGTCAGCTCCACCGTGGTCCTGCTGAGCACCATCTGGACGTTCAACATGTTCCCGGTGATCTTCCTGCTCACCCGCGGCGGACCCGGCGAGGCCACCCAGATCCTGGTCACCCAGGCGTACAAATTCTCCTTCGAGATCAGTCCCCGCGACTTCGCGATGTCCTCCACCTGGGGCGTACTGATCCTGATCCTCCTGATGGTCTTCGCCGCGGTCTACCGGCGAGCCCTCCGCAAGCAGGGAGAAGTCTGGTGA
- a CDS encoding extracellular solute-binding protein, producing the protein MRRGIAATALVATLALAATACGGDSGDSGEKKSSGKLSGTVTWWDTSTVGSEDKVFKKLAEGFEKKHPDVDVKYVNVPFGEAQNKFKNAAQSGSGAPDVIRAEVAWTPQFADLGYLAPLDGTTALKNEKDFLGQAAASTKYNGKTYAVPQVIDSMGLFYNEKIFKDAGVKVPRTIDELKSVSKKIKDKTGKTGLYLRGDDAYWFLSFLYGEGGDLVDAKKKTVTVDQEPGVKALKVVKDLVDSGAAKTDATDGWENMQASFKDGKAAMMINGPWAVADTFAGKEFKDKANLGITTVPAGSAGQGAPQGGHNLAVYAGSKNLDASYAFSEYMTSATSQALIAKELNLLPTRTSVYSQPDVSGNHIVGFFKPVVDKAVERPWIPETGSLFEPLKTEYTKVLTGQTTPEKGAKATGDSYRKLLKGWK; encoded by the coding sequence ATGCGACGTGGCATAGCGGCCACCGCCCTGGTCGCGACCCTGGCGCTCGCGGCGACGGCTTGCGGTGGCGACAGTGGTGACAGCGGTGAGAAGAAGAGCTCGGGCAAGCTGTCCGGCACAGTCACCTGGTGGGACACCTCGACCGTCGGCAGTGAGGACAAGGTCTTCAAGAAGCTGGCCGAGGGCTTCGAGAAGAAGCACCCGGACGTCGACGTCAAGTACGTCAACGTTCCGTTCGGTGAGGCCCAGAACAAGTTCAAGAACGCCGCCCAGTCCGGCTCCGGCGCCCCCGACGTGATCCGCGCCGAGGTCGCCTGGACCCCGCAGTTCGCCGACCTCGGCTACCTCGCTCCGCTGGACGGCACCACCGCCCTGAAGAACGAGAAGGACTTCCTCGGGCAGGCCGCGGCCAGCACCAAGTACAACGGCAAGACGTACGCGGTGCCCCAGGTCATCGACTCCATGGGCCTCTTCTACAACGAGAAGATCTTCAAGGACGCCGGCGTCAAGGTGCCCCGGACGATCGACGAGCTGAAGAGCGTCTCGAAGAAGATCAAGGACAAGACCGGCAAGACCGGCCTCTACCTGCGCGGCGACGACGCGTACTGGTTCCTGTCCTTCCTCTACGGCGAGGGCGGCGACCTGGTCGACGCCAAGAAGAAGACGGTCACCGTCGACCAGGAGCCCGGCGTCAAGGCGCTCAAGGTCGTCAAGGACCTCGTCGACTCCGGTGCGGCCAAGACCGACGCCACCGACGGGTGGGAGAACATGCAGGCGTCCTTCAAGGACGGCAAGGCCGCCATGATGATCAACGGCCCGTGGGCCGTCGCCGACACCTTCGCCGGCAAGGAGTTCAAGGACAAGGCCAACCTGGGCATCACCACGGTGCCGGCCGGCTCCGCCGGACAGGGCGCCCCGCAGGGCGGCCACAACCTCGCGGTCTACGCGGGCTCCAAGAACCTGGACGCCTCGTACGCCTTCAGCGAGTACATGACCTCCGCCACGAGCCAGGCCCTGATCGCCAAGGAGCTCAACCTGCTCCCGACGCGCACCTCCGTGTACTCCCAGCCCGACGTGTCCGGCAACCACATCGTCGGCTTCTTCAAGCCCGTCGTCGACAAGGCCGTCGAGCGCCCCTGGATCCCGGAGACCGGCAGCCTCTTCGAGCCGCTGAAGACCGAGTACACCAAGGTCCTCACCGGCCAGACCACCCCGGAGAAGGGCGCCAAGGCCACCGGCGACTCCTACCGGAAGCTCCTCAAGGGCTGGAAGTAA
- a CDS encoding glycoside hydrolase family 13 protein, whose amino-acid sequence MTQELTPTRTAQRGWWRDAVIYQVYVRSFADSNGDGIGDLRGIRDRLPHVAALGADAVWLTPFYASPQADGGYDVADYRVVDPLFGSLDDAAELISTAHELGLRVIVDVVPNHTSDQHAWFRAALAEDAAPAEGTERDGGAARERYHFRPGRGADGELPPNDWESVFGGPAWTRTRDGAWYLHLFAPQQPDLNWRNPEVHEEFDSILRFWLGLGVDGFRIDVAHGMVKAEGLPDIGSREQAKMIGSQVLPFFDQDGVHDIHRGWRRLLDSYAGERIGVAEAWAPSPERLALYVRPDELHQAFNFQFLNCPWDATAMHAVIDASLAATASVGAPTTWVLSNHDVVRHLTRYGAGDDALGLRRARAAALLMLALPGSAYLYQGEELGLPEVTVLPDDVRQDPSFFRSNGQDGLRDGCRVPMPWSGGEPPYGFGPAGSWLPQPDTWKSLTVEAQTGDPLSTLELYRSALALRRELPGLGDGEMEWQESAEGLLTFTRPGFACTLNTTDHEAELATPGRLLIASAAPVFSDGTVALSADSCAWWAI is encoded by the coding sequence ATGACGCAGGAGCTCACGCCCACACGGACCGCGCAGCGGGGATGGTGGCGCGACGCCGTCATCTATCAGGTGTACGTGCGCTCCTTCGCGGACAGCAACGGCGACGGCATCGGCGATCTGCGCGGAATCCGCGACCGGCTGCCGCACGTGGCCGCCCTGGGCGCCGACGCCGTCTGGCTCACCCCCTTCTACGCATCGCCCCAGGCCGACGGCGGCTACGACGTGGCGGACTACCGCGTCGTGGACCCGCTCTTCGGCAGCCTCGACGACGCCGCCGAACTGATCAGCACAGCCCACGAGCTGGGCCTGCGCGTGATCGTCGACGTCGTGCCGAACCACACGTCCGACCAGCACGCGTGGTTCAGGGCGGCACTCGCCGAAGACGCGGCACCCGCCGAAGGCACAGAGCGGGACGGAGGGGCGGCCCGCGAGCGCTACCACTTCCGCCCGGGCCGGGGCGCCGACGGCGAACTCCCCCCGAACGACTGGGAGTCGGTCTTCGGCGGCCCCGCCTGGACCCGCACCCGCGACGGCGCCTGGTATCTGCATCTCTTCGCGCCTCAGCAGCCCGACCTCAACTGGCGCAACCCCGAGGTCCACGAGGAGTTCGACTCGATCCTGCGCTTCTGGCTCGGCCTGGGCGTCGACGGCTTCCGTATCGACGTCGCCCACGGCATGGTCAAGGCCGAGGGCCTGCCCGACATCGGCTCCCGCGAGCAGGCGAAGATGATCGGCTCCCAGGTCCTGCCGTTCTTCGACCAGGACGGCGTCCACGACATCCACCGCGGCTGGCGCAGGCTTCTCGACTCGTACGCCGGTGAGCGGATCGGCGTCGCCGAAGCCTGGGCCCCCTCCCCCGAGCGCCTCGCCCTGTACGTACGCCCCGACGAGCTGCACCAGGCCTTCAACTTCCAGTTCCTGAACTGCCCTTGGGACGCGACGGCGATGCATGCCGTGATCGACGCGTCACTCGCCGCGACCGCCTCCGTCGGCGCCCCCACCACCTGGGTCCTGTCCAACCACGACGTGGTCCGCCACCTCACCCGGTACGGCGCCGGGGACGACGCCCTCGGCCTGCGCCGCGCCCGCGCCGCCGCACTGCTGATGCTGGCGCTGCCCGGGTCGGCGTATCTCTACCAGGGCGAGGAGCTGGGCCTGCCCGAGGTCACGGTCCTGCCCGACGACGTCCGCCAGGACCCCTCCTTCTTCCGCAGCAACGGCCAGGACGGCCTGCGCGACGGGTGCCGGGTGCCGATGCCCTGGTCGGGCGGCGAGCCGCCGTACGGCTTCGGCCCTGCCGGCAGCTGGCTGCCGCAGCCCGACACGTGGAAGTCGCTGACCGTCGAGGCCCAGACCGGCGACCCGCTGTCCACCCTGGAGCTCTACCGCTCGGCGCTCGCCCTGCGCCGCGAACTCCCGGGCCTCGGGGACGGCGAGATGGAGTGGCAGGAGTCCGCCGAAGGTCTGCTCACCTTCACCCGCCCCGGTTTCGCCTGCACCCTCAACACAACGGACCACGAGGCCGAACTCGCCACACCGGGCAGGCTTCTGATCGCATCCGCCGCCCCCGTCTTCTCCGACGGCACGGTCGCCCTATCGGCCGATTCCTGTGCATGGTGGGCAATCTGA
- a CDS encoding LacI family DNA-binding transcriptional regulator, which produces MTARLADIAAQAGVSEATVSRVLNGKPGVAAATRESVLAALDVLGYERPVRLRRRSAGLVGLITPELENPIFPALAQVIGQALTRQGYTPVLATQTPGGSTEDELTEMLVDRGVSGIIFVSGLHADTTADMQRYEQLRAQGVPFVLVNGFSPKVQAPFISPDDRAAMRLAVTHLASLGHTRIGLAVGPKRFVPVLRKIEGFRAGMQERLGLTPEETEELIQHSLYTLEGGQAAAAALVERGCTAIVCASDMMALGAIRAARRLGLDVPRDVSVVGFDDSPLIAFTDPPLTTIRQPVTAMGQAAVRALLEEVGGTPAPHSEFVFMPELVVRGSTASGPRP; this is translated from the coding sequence ATGACCGCACGGCTTGCCGACATCGCAGCCCAGGCGGGGGTCAGCGAAGCGACGGTCAGCCGCGTACTCAACGGCAAGCCCGGGGTTGCCGCGGCCACCCGCGAATCCGTTCTTGCCGCACTCGACGTCCTCGGATACGAGCGCCCCGTCCGTCTGCGCAGGCGCAGCGCGGGACTGGTCGGCCTCATAACCCCCGAGCTCGAAAACCCGATCTTCCCGGCGCTGGCCCAGGTCATCGGCCAGGCCCTGACCCGCCAGGGCTACACCCCGGTCCTCGCCACCCAGACCCCGGGCGGGTCCACCGAGGACGAGCTCACCGAGATGCTCGTCGACCGCGGCGTGTCCGGCATCATCTTCGTCTCGGGGCTCCACGCGGACACCACCGCCGACATGCAGCGCTACGAGCAGCTGCGCGCCCAGGGTGTCCCCTTCGTTCTCGTCAACGGTTTCTCGCCGAAAGTCCAGGCGCCCTTCATCTCGCCCGACGACCGGGCGGCGATGCGGCTGGCCGTGACGCACCTGGCGTCCCTGGGCCACACCCGGATCGGCCTGGCGGTCGGCCCGAAGCGGTTCGTGCCCGTGCTCCGCAAGATCGAGGGCTTCCGGGCCGGCATGCAGGAGCGGCTCGGACTGACCCCCGAGGAGACGGAAGAGCTGATCCAGCACTCCCTCTACACCCTGGAGGGAGGCCAGGCCGCCGCTGCCGCCCTCGTCGAGCGCGGCTGCACGGCGATCGTCTGCGCCAGCGACATGATGGCGCTCGGCGCGATCAGGGCCGCCCGGCGGCTCGGTCTCGACGTACCGCGCGATGTGTCGGTCGTCGGCTTCGACGATTCGCCGCTCATAGCGTTCACGGATCCGCCGCTGACCACGATCCGGCAGCCGGTGACGGCGATGGGACAGGCCGCGGTCCGCGCCCTCCTCGAAGAGGTCGGCGGGACACCTGCTCCGCACAGCGAATTCGTCTTCATGCCGGAGCTGGTCGTACGCGGTTCAACCGCCTCGGGGCCTCGTCCTTAA
- a CDS encoding phosphatase PAP2 family protein: protein MGDATVKTLEGRTANVPSPIVEEEERQPSTRLAALNRLRAPRRPRIWFEILLIAVSYWTYSLVRNAVPEQRAAALRNADWIWEAERSLGLAFEESVNRAVNSVTWLIVTMNYYYATLHFIVTIGVLVWLFRCHSGRYAATRLVLFSTTGVALLGYYLYPLAPPRLMNGHRFIDTVLVHETWGSMASGNFKNMSNQYAAMPSMHIGWSLWCGLTIFALASVPWAKILGLLYPTATLVVIVATANHFWLDAVGGMLCLTFGYALSFSWYGAMPHRLPKLIDGPRRRIWPVRAYLRG, encoded by the coding sequence ATGGGTGACGCGACCGTGAAGACTCTGGAAGGCCGGACGGCCAACGTTCCCTCACCCATCGTGGAGGAAGAGGAACGGCAGCCGTCGACACGGCTCGCCGCTCTCAACAGGCTGCGAGCGCCGCGCCGGCCCCGTATCTGGTTCGAAATCCTGCTCATCGCGGTGAGTTACTGGACGTATTCACTGGTGCGCAATGCGGTACCGGAGCAGCGGGCAGCGGCCCTGCGCAACGCGGACTGGATCTGGGAAGCCGAGAGGTCCCTTGGTCTTGCCTTCGAGGAATCGGTCAACCGCGCCGTGAATTCGGTGACATGGCTGATCGTGACCATGAACTACTACTACGCGACGCTGCACTTCATCGTGACCATCGGCGTCCTGGTCTGGCTCTTCCGCTGTCATTCCGGCCGCTATGCGGCTACCCGTCTGGTGCTGTTCTCGACTACAGGTGTGGCCCTGCTCGGTTACTATCTGTATCCGCTTGCGCCGCCCCGCCTGATGAACGGGCACCGCTTCATCGACACGGTCCTGGTCCACGAGACATGGGGCTCGATGGCATCAGGCAACTTCAAGAACATGTCGAACCAGTACGCGGCGATGCCTTCCATGCACATCGGCTGGTCGCTGTGGTGCGGCCTGACGATCTTCGCGCTGGCCTCCGTGCCCTGGGCGAAGATCCTCGGCCTGCTCTACCCGACGGCCACCCTCGTCGTGATCGTCGCGACCGCCAACCACTTCTGGCTCGACGCGGTGGGCGGCATGCTCTGCCTGACGTTCGGCTACGCCCTCAGCTTCTCCTGGTACGGCGCGATGCCGCACCGGCTGCCGAAGCTCATAGACGGGCCGCGGCGCCGGATCTGGCCGGTCCGGGCATACCTTCGGGGATAA